From the Brassica napus cultivar Da-Ae chromosome A8, Da-Ae, whole genome shotgun sequence genome, one window contains:
- the LOC106395970 gene encoding aspartic proteinase CDR1-like, translated as MASIFFSVLLPLSVLSSPFLLNANAHTKLGFSTDLIHRDSPKSPFYNPTETSAQRLRNAVHRSVNRVVHFNGKDASVNSPETEITSDGGEYLMNVSLGTPPFPIMAIADTGSDLLWTQCKPCDDCYTQDDPLFDPKASSTYKDVSCSSSQCTALESQATCSTEDNTCSYTLSYGDKSYTKGNVAADTVTLGSTDNRPVQLKNIVIGCGHNNAGTFSKKGSGIIGLGGGSVSLISQLGDSIDGKFSYCLVPLSSENDKTSKINFGTNAVVSGNESVSTPLITKSQATFYYLTLESVSVGSKNIKYPSVSDSYGSSSKGNIIIDSGTTLTMFSTDFYSELEDAVASSIDAERTNDPQNVLSLCYSATAKLNVPVITMHFDGADVKLDSSNAFIQISEDLVCFAFRGDDQLAIYGNIAQMNFLIGYDTVSKTVSFKPADCAKM; from the coding sequence ATGGCCTCTATATTCTTTTCAGTTCTCTTGCCTCTATCAGTACTCTCTTCACCCTTTCTCCTAAACGCAAACGCTCATACAAAACTTGGCTTCAGCACGGATCTGATCCACCGTGACTCTCCTAAATCGCCTTTCTACAATCCGACAGAAACCTCTGCTCAGCGTCTAAGAAACGCGGTTCACCGATCCGTAAACCGTGTTGTCCATTTCAACGGAAAAGATGCATCAGTTAACTCACCTGAAACTGAGATAACCTCAGATGGAGGTGAATATCTCATGAATGTATCACTCGGGACTCCTCCCTTCCCGATCATGGCGATCGCTGACACGGGAAGCGATCTCCTATGGACCCAGTGCAAGCCATGCGATGACTGTTACACTCAGGATGATCCTCTCTTTGACCCTAAAGCATCTTCTACATACAAAGACGTTTCTTGCTCCTCAAGCCAATGTACTGCCCTTGAGAGTCAAGCCACTTGTTCGACAGAAGACAACACTTGCTCTTACACTTTGTCTTACGGGGACAAGTCTTACACAAAGGGTAATGTTGCCGCCGACACCGTAACGCTTGGCTCCACTGATAACCGCCCCGTGCAGCTCAAAAATATCGTCATTGGATGTGGTCACAATAACGCTGGAACATTCAGCAAGAAGGGCTCTGGAATCATTGGACTTGGTGGTGGTTCGGTTTCGCTCATTTCGCAACTCGGAGACTCAATCGATGGCAAATTCTCATACTGCTTGGTCCCTCTATCCTCAGAAAACGATAAAACAAGCAAGATCAACTTCGGAACTAATGCGGTTGTGTCGGGAAATGAATCTGTCTCAActccattgatcacaaaatcgCAAGCGACCTTCTATTACCTAACCCTAGAATCCGTTAGCGTGGGTAGCAAGAATATCAAATACCCATCGGTATCAGATTCTTATGGAAGCAGCAGCAAGGGGAACATCATCATCGACTCTGGCACAACTCTGACCATGTTCTCAACCGACTTTTACTCCGAACTCGAAGATGCGGTTGCATCCTCAATCGATGCTGAGAGAACTAACGATCCACAAAACGTGTTGAGTTTGTGTTACAGCGCAACCGCTAAGCTGAACGTTCCAGTCATTACTATGCATTTCGATGGAGCAGATGTGAAGTTAGACTCCTCCAATGCCTTCATACAAATCTCTGAGGATTTGGTTTGCTTCGCCTTCCGTGGGGACGACCAGTTGGCAATTTACGGGAATATAGCACAGATGAACTTCCTTATTGGTTACGACACCGTTTCTAAGACGGTCTCATTCAAACCAGCAGATTGTGCAAAGATGTAG